Part of the Candidatus Hydrogenedentota bacterium genome, GTTCGAGGGCGCTCCCTGCGAGCCGCTCGCGCCAACCTTGGCCCGGCACATTTACGCCAACCGGTTCGGCGCGGGACCCAAAACCATCCACACTCTCTACAACGCGACGGGGATGAGCTTCTTCGGACCGGTCCTCGCGCTGGACCTGGCCAGTGATGAACATCTGTTCGACCTGCTTCACGGCCGCGAACTTGAGCCGGTCGCGGACGGGCGCGGCGCCGTCGTAGACGTCTTTCTCGAACGCGGCGGCGTAACGTGCATTGCGCGTTTTCCCAAACGCATCAGCGTCCAGTCGGATGGGGCTGATATCGTTGTTTCCGTGGCGGGGGATGTTCCGGAAGGGGCCCGGGTGGCTGTGTGCGACGCGCGGGGATTGCGCTTGGCCGAAGCCCCGATTGTTGAGAGCACCGCGGGATTCGTGCGTGCGGAATTGCCAATGGACAGACCCGCAGTGTGTATCAAGCTCATGAACGGTGGCGTTCTGGTGGATGCAGTGGCGGTGCCATCTTCGAAGTCTGGTATACTTTGATTGGAGGCCGCTATGAAACAAAAAGTCACCTACTGGAAAGAACCGGACGGTAAGTACCTCGGTTATCTCAACGAATATCCCGACCACTGGACCCAAGGCGAGACTCTCGACGACCTGATAGAGCATCTCGCTGATCTTTACAGGGAATTCAGCCGCGGCGAACTCCCGGGAATCAGGAAGGTGGTAGAGATCGAAGTCGGATGAAGCGAAAGGACTTGATCAGGATAATTGAAGGTTTCGGGTGTGTTCTCCTCCGCCACGGCGCGAAACACGATGTATACCACAATCCAACCACGGGCATGACACAACCCATACCACGCCATCAGGAGATCAATGAGGTCCTTGCGAAGAAGGTGATTCGTGATCTTTCGAACGAGGAAAAATGAGCTGGCAGTCACCTTCTTTGACCGCACTTCGGGCGCGTGCGTTTCCGTCTACCCCTTTTCACATCTGCCATGATGAACGCGGCTAGATGATCAGTGGGCCGGGTGTCATGACCGGGCAGATTTCGACGCTGCCAGGAGCGGCGTACTACGTTGGCATGGGCTTGATCATCCCTGGTTTCATGTTGTTCGCATCCGTGTTCGCGACAGCCAGGGAAACCTCTTCCGGGCGCGGCTCGGTTTTCTCTTACCGATCTCCCGGATGACAGACCCCCCGTGTGCGTCAAGCTCCTGGAACGCGGCGTGCTCCGTGACGCGGCGGAGCTGCCCCCGGACACGAAGAGGAAATAGGGCACACGCGAACGCCACTCGACGGTTTTCGCCGCCTAAGTTATTATCTGTCAAATAATTAAAGCGGCACGGGTTCGGGGGCAAACCTTGACAGGCTGTTTGAACTGCATTAAGCTGATGTCAAAACGTCCCCATCTGTGGCGGGGATATAACATGCGTGTTGGGCGGTCGGAAGGGGACCTATGGAAGTTCGTCGCCGGTCACGGCTGATCACACTGGCGGTAGGGCTTTGCGACGTCGCGTGCGCGGCGGTTGCGTTCGCGGCGGCGGTTTTTGTGCTGCGTCCGGAAGAGCAGT contains:
- a CDS encoding type II toxin-antitoxin system HicB family antitoxin, which produces MKQKVTYWKEPDGKYLGYLNEYPDHWTQGETLDDLIEHLADLYREFSRGELPGIRKVVEIEVG
- a CDS encoding type II toxin-antitoxin system HicA family toxin, yielding MKRKDLIRIIEGFGCVLLRHGAKHDVYHNPTTGMTQPIPRHQEINEVLAKKVIRDLSNEEK